A region of the Stieleria neptunia genome:
CTGCCGATCGAAGAGGTCCTGTCGCGGCTAAAAGCAGCCGGCCTGGGAAGCATTCCCGGCGGAGGCGCTGAGATCCTGGTCGACCGCGTCCGCAATGAACTGACCCGCGGCAAAGTCGATTCGGACAATTGGTTGAACGTGATGCGGGTCTGGCACCAGCTGGGCGGGATTAGCACCGCCACGATGATGTTCGGCCACGTCGAAACCCTGGCCGAACGGATCGAGCACCTCGAGCGGATTCGCGACCTGCAGGACGAGACCGCTGGATTCACGGCGTTCATCTGCTGGACGTTCCAACCGGACAACACCGACATGAGCCACATCGCGGCGTCGGGCTCATTTGAATACCTCAAGACCCAAGCCGTTTCCCGCTTGTTCCTGGACAACGTCGCCAACATCCAAAGCAGTTGGGTGACGCAGGGTTTGAAGATGGGACAGCTGGCGATGCTGTTCGGCGCCAACGACATGGGCAGCTTGATGATTGAAGAAAACGTCGTCGCCGAAGCCGGAACTGTCCACTTCATGTCGTTGAATCAAATTCGCCAGGCGATCGAAGAATTGGGATTCCAACCGCGCCAACGCGACGTGTTTTACAACCTGGTCGACGAAGAACTGGAGCAGAAGGCGATCCAGGCGGACGGCCACACCGGGCCGAAAGATTTGGTCCAACTGGCGGTTTAGGCTAAACTTAGGCCATGCCATTCCGCGTCGAACTCGCTGTCTACAACGGTCCCATCGACTTGCTCCTCTACCTGGCGCGACGCCAGGAGGTGAGTTTGATGGAGGTCTCGCTTTCCAAAGTGATCGATCAATACGGCGACTACCTGGAACTGCTTCAGGAATTGGACCTGGCCGACATCGGCGACTTTCTGGAACTGGCCAGCATCCTGGTCGAACTCAAAAGCCAAGCGGTGCTGCCGCAAACGGTCGACGCCGATGAGCAGGACGAGCAGATCGAAGACCCGCAATCCGAGCTGGTCGAACGACTGCTGCAATACAAAGAAATCCGAGACGCGGCGGCGGTGCTGGATGAAATGGCGGGCCGTTGGCAACAGCGTTACCAGCGGATGAGTGATGATCTGCCGCGACGCCGCATCGACCCGGGTGATCAACCGATCGCCGATCTGGAAATCTGGGACCTGGTCAGCGCCTTCGGACGGATCATGCGCGAATCCGCCGGCCCCCCGCAAACCGAAGTCATCTACGATGACACCCCGATCCACGTCTACATGCAAAAGATCCACACGCACCTCGCGGCACAGCAACGTGTGGCATTGATGGATCTGGTCGAAGGCGGGATCCACAAGTCGGCGTTGATCGGCTGGTTCCTCGCGACGTTGGAACTGACACGACACCACGGTGCGGCGGTCGAAGAAGACGAAGCCGGCGACATCGTGATCGTGAAGACCGGGGAGTACAGCGAAGACCTGGCCGTCAACGAAGTCGACAACTACGGCAACGACGGCATCATCGCCACCAACCTGCCCAGCCAGCCGCGGTAGGGCATGCTGAATGTCATGTTGCGCCTTCGTCTAACGTTCGGACTTGTTCCCAGGCTCCGCCTGGGAACACACTGTCTTGGAGGCTCCGCCTCTCCGGTCCGCCGGCGGGGCCGGAGTTGAATCGCGTTCCCAGGCGGAACCTGGGAACGAGTCAACACGTTGCAGGTTGCAGTGGGGCACGCTGCCAGCTTGCCGCTTCGCAAGCTTTGGCGTGAGGTGGGGGGCAAGCTGAAGCTTGCCGGGACGCAAGCTGGAAGCTTACGCCACTTTTAGCAAGCTGTGGAGGCTTGGACCACAGCGTTACTTGCGGGCCGTGGGGATGAACGGGTCCAGGTTGGCGAGTCCTTGGCCGTCGCACTCGGCTGCGAAACGGTAGCCGAGCGTGGCGATCTGATCCGCCGCGGCGGTCAATTCGGCTTCGTTGTTGAGCTTCAGCTTGATGCCCGCGACGACCTTCAAGATTTGATCCAGGATCGGTTCTTCGACTTTGGCCGCAACGCTTTGCAGTCGCTTTGAGGCGCGGCTGGCGCGCTGTGCGACGGTCATGGCGAAGGTCGCTTTTTGGGTCGCAACGGCCGTCGCCCGCAGCGACGACTCGAGTTCGGCGATCATGCCGGCGACAAACATCACCCGCAACTGCTCGGGCGTCCTCGTCGCGTTCTGCTTGCCGTCGCTGTGAACAAAGTTGTGGCGGATCGTCCCTTGGCTCCAGGAGACAAATTCAAAGTCCAGTGACCCGGCGGGGTGACCGCCGACATTGACCAACTCCTCATCCGCCGTGGTGTGGCACCGCAGACAGCTTTGCGCGACCAGGTACGCATTGGCGGGATTGCGCATCCCCGCCCGAATACTTTGCGCGATCCGTTCGGCGCGGTGCTCGGCAGATTCTGTCAAACGCGTGACCGTTTCGCCGCCATAGTGGTGATGCAGATCCAGCCAGTCTTTGGCGGCGCCGTGACACGATTCGCATGAGACGCCGGCAACGACGTGATGCGTCGCGTCGGAACCGGACTGGCCAGCGGCGTCAGATTGCTGGGTGTAGTGGCAGGCGACACAGCGCCCGGAGTGCTTGATCGAACGGAGGCCCAGCTTGGATGCGATTTGCTTGGCTTCGGGTTTGCGATGCAATTGGTCAAAGGTCAGCGCGTGCGGCGTCGTCTGCCAAACCTTGACTTCTGACGCGTGGCATTTGACGCAGGCGTCGTTCCCGACCACACGATCGGGATCGGCGGGCGTGGCGATCCCCAGAGGATGGGCGGTCGTCGAACCATCGTTTTGCTGGGCCGAGACCCAACTGGTTTGTGCGTTTGCTGAAATCGTTGTGATGACAGCCAGAGAAAACAAGACCGTGCGCAAGGAGCGGTGGCGAATCGTCATGTGGT
Encoded here:
- the mqnC gene encoding cyclic dehypoxanthinyl futalosine synthase; translation: MITDILDKAVAGERLSASEGLALLESHDLAAIGAAADKVSRRMHPEPYRTYNVDRNINYTNICTAVCHFCAFYRGPKSDEGYVLPREELLRKVEETVAVGGNQILMQGGLHPKFKLDWYEELLSDIKSAFPSVNIHGFSPPELYHFTKVNNLPIEEVLSRLKAAGLGSIPGGGAEILVDRVRNELTRGKVDSDNWLNVMRVWHQLGGISTATMMFGHVETLAERIEHLERIRDLQDETAGFTAFICWTFQPDNTDMSHIAASGSFEYLKTQAVSRLFLDNVANIQSSWVTQGLKMGQLAMLFGANDMGSLMIEENVVAEAGTVHFMSLNQIRQAIEELGFQPRQRDVFYNLVDEELEQKAIQADGHTGPKDLVQLAV
- a CDS encoding segregation and condensation protein A, whose product is MPFRVELAVYNGPIDLLLYLARRQEVSLMEVSLSKVIDQYGDYLELLQELDLADIGDFLELASILVELKSQAVLPQTVDADEQDEQIEDPQSELVERLLQYKEIRDAAAVLDEMAGRWQQRYQRMSDDLPRRRIDPGDQPIADLEIWDLVSAFGRIMRESAGPPQTEVIYDDTPIHVYMQKIHTHLAAQQRVALMDLVEGGIHKSALIGWFLATLELTRHHGAAVEEDEAGDIVIVKTGEYSEDLAVNEVDNYGNDGIIATNLPSQPR
- a CDS encoding cytochrome c family protein → MTIRHRSLRTVLFSLAVITTISANAQTSWVSAQQNDGSTTAHPLGIATPADPDRVVGNDACVKCHASEVKVWQTTPHALTFDQLHRKPEAKQIASKLGLRSIKHSGRCVACHYTQQSDAAGQSGSDATHHVVAGVSCESCHGAAKDWLDLHHHYGGETVTRLTESAEHRAERIAQSIRAGMRNPANAYLVAQSCLRCHTTADEELVNVGGHPAGSLDFEFVSWSQGTIRHNFVHSDGKQNATRTPEQLRVMFVAGMIAELESSLRATAVATQKATFAMTVAQRASRASKRLQSVAAKVEEPILDQILKVVAGIKLKLNNEAELTAAADQIATLGYRFAAECDGQGLANLDPFIPTARK